The DNA window CTGTAGCGCGGAAGCCACCCGGAAGGGCGCACTCACTGACTGCTGCTAACCTCGTCTACCTTTTTCAGTTCTGTCACGCCAAACAAGGTTGTCCGATGGTGCCCAGCGAACGCTGACTCAGTGTGCCGATACGACCGAGAACGCAAAGACAAGACACCGACGACTGAGCACGACCTGCTAGGCTTCGTCGAGTTCCTCGGCCAACCCGACGATGATACCTTCGGGGCCGCGCACGAAGCAGAGGCGGTACACGTCTTCGTACTGGGCGACTTCGCCTACGAGTTCGGCTTCGTGGGAGCGGAGGCGGTCGAGGACTTCGTCGATGTCGTCAACGGTGAACATGATACGGCGGATTCCCAGGGTGTTCACCGCCGGTTCCTCGGACCCGTCACGGGTGGCCTCGGGGGTGATGAACTCCGAGAGCTCGACGCGGCTGTGACCATCGGGCGTCCGCATCATGGCGATGTCGCTCTGGACGTTCTCGAGCCCTACGACGCGGCCCGCCCACTCTCCCTCGACGCGCGTCTCATCCTCCAGCTGCAGGCCGAGCTCCGCGAAAAACTCCTTCGCAGGTTCGAGATCCTCGACCACGATGAGGACGTTGTCCATTCGCTTGATTGCCATAGTCCGAATAAACTAGGTGAGGGGTGCGCAAATAGGCGTCGCTGGCGGGAGGTTTCGTCGCGACCTTAGACCGGTCCCATCTGCTAAGGCGGGGGCCGGTCCCAGGCTCTCCTTACGCTCACTCGGGTCGGGGCGTTGGTGTGCCCTTGCACTGTATCTCGCACGCCGAATATGTCCTCGAATGAGGGGTTCGACAGAGCCCAGAACGGAGAATATCGTTTTTCGTCGACGATCAACGCTCGCGATCGTCACCGCCGTACACTGGACGGTATCGATGCAGGACGTTTCCATTCCCGAACGTCTTCGTGTCGAGCAGCCGCAATTCGAAATCGTCGGCCAGTCCTGCGAACAGCGAGTGCCCATCGCCCAGCAAAATCGGATTCACGATTATTCGGAGCTCGTCGACCAGTCCCGCCTCGAGCATTGAAACCGTGAGCTTTGAGCTGCCGAAAATCGCGAGGTCGTCGCCGGATTGGCGTTTGAGCTCCGAAATCTCCTCGACAATGTCCTCCGAAACGACTCTCGTGTTGTTCCAATCCGCTTCCTCTAGCGTCGTCGAGACGACGACTTTGGGGAGGCTGTTCATGCGCTCGGCGACGCGGGAGTTGTCGTCGCCTCCGGCCAGTAGTTCGCCATTAGCTCGTAGGTGACACGACCGAAGAGGAGTACCCCGATTTCGTCCAGTTGCTCGACGGAGAACGTGTTGAACTCGTCGTCCACGTGGTGCCAGTCGATCTCGCGGTTCGATCGCTCGAAGAACCCGTTGAACGACATCATCTCGAAGGCGAACAAGTCGCGCTCGGCGGCCTCCCCTGTTAGCGATCGCGAAGATTCGGCCTCATTTCTGGAAGTCGGCATGGCCCGTGAGAAGTTGACGCGTCGAGGTATAGTTATTGATAGAATACAGCCCGAAAGCTGACCTTATCCCTCTGAGATGTCTCATCCCTCCTCCGTGTTTGGAACTGGAGGTTCGTTCCCGAGGCAGCTGCAACCGCAAGAGTGCTGTCTATTCAATAACGTATGAGAAAACTATCAAGGGGTCATCAAGAGTGCAGCACGGTTACCAATCGAGTGCACGGTGAAACTACTTCGACGACTCGTGTGTGAGCACTACTTCATAGAAACGTCGATCCGGTTCAGCGGTAGCCATTACGTCACTCATTTGTTCTTCCCAATCGCACGAGTCACGAATCGCCCCAAATGCCTCTTGGCTTTCGAACAGGACGTAATTCACGATGCGTTCGCCGCCGAGACTGCGGTGGAGGCTGAACGAGACAAACCCTGGGAGGTCACCCATTGATTCGACGTTCTCTTGGATCTCGTCGATGATTGGTTGCTGATTATCCGGATCAATCTTGAAGACATTGATGAGGGTTGCTCCAACTTCGTTATCGTTAATTTCGGGCATAGAATTACCGCTCTCCTGAATTTGCTGCTAATTTGCTCGCAGCGACGAGCCCAAGAATGACACCGAACCCGAAGACGACAAAGCGAGGCGGACCTCGTTCTATGGATCGCCTGCTCTCTGTACCCTGTTCTGCCTTTGTGTATTCGATACCACAGCAGGTGGACCGGTTCAAGCATGGCGTTGGAGCCATCACCTCTATAGACGGATCGTTATACCCTCAAGTTCGTTCGAACATGTTCGAGTAAATAGTCTTCGTGGCTGCTATCGTCCTCTAAGGTATGAAATCACCTGCGGCTGAAGTATCAAAAAATGAGTCGAATTACAGAGAGACACGATTTCGTAACAAAGTCCGAAGTAGCGAGGGAATCCCGATGAGACGACTCATGCGCGTATTGCTAGGGGTTGAGGCTGTATCGTTTTTTCTTGCCGCCACAATTCATGCAGGGATGCTTATCAGTGGCTATGAACATCACGAAGCGATGATTGCCGAGAGTATAATCGGGATGGTTCTGCTCAGTGGCTTAATAAGAACCTGGCTTCGTTCACGTTCGATGTTCACAACCGCCATAATCGTCCAAGCATTCGCATTACTGGGAACGCTTGTCGGAATCTTCACGATCGTCATTGGCATTGGCCCACGTACTGTCCCGGATATTGCATACCACGTAAGCATCGTGGTGGTGTTAGCAGTTGGCCTTGGAGTAGCCCGACATGGACGTAGAACTGAAATGATGTGAAGCCGTCACAGACTTGGATATCGGCGATGTTGTATGTGACTTCAGTGAGCTCCCCCGGA is part of the Haladaptatus sp. R4 genome and encodes:
- a CDS encoding VOC family protein; translated protein: MAIKRMDNVLIVVEDLEPAKEFFAELGLQLEDETRVEGEWAGRVVGLENVQSDIAMMRTPDGHSRVELSEFITPEATRDGSEEPAVNTLGIRRIMFTVDDIDEVLDRLRSHEAELVGEVAQYEDVYRLCFVRGPEGIIVGLAEELDEA
- a CDS encoding dihydrofolate reductase family protein; amino-acid sequence: MNSLPKVVVSTTLEEADWNNTRVVSEDIVEEISELKRQSGDDLAIFGSSKLTVSMLEAGLVDELRIIVNPILLGDGHSLFAGLADDFELRLLDTKTFGNGNVLHRYRPVYGGDDRER
- a CDS encoding antibiotic biosynthesis monooxygenase family protein, which produces MPEINDNEVGATLINVFKIDPDNQQPIIDEIQENVESMGDLPGFVSFSLHRSLGGERIVNYVLFESQEAFGAIRDSCDWEEQMSDVMATAEPDRRFYEVVLTHESSK